A genomic segment from Pseudomonas sp. S09G 359 encodes:
- the ndk gene encoding nucleoside-diphosphate kinase, whose protein sequence is MAVQRTFSIIKPDAVAKNVIGEITTRFEKAGLKVVASKLKQLSKAEAEGFYAEHSARGFFGDLVSFMISGPVVVQVLEGENAIALNRELMGATNPKEAAAGTIRADFAESIDANAVHGSDSEAAAAREISYFFAATEVTAR, encoded by the coding sequence ATGGCTGTTCAACGTACTTTCTCCATCATCAAGCCTGACGCTGTTGCAAAAAACGTCATCGGCGAGATCACCACTCGTTTCGAAAAAGCCGGCCTGAAGGTTGTAGCTTCGAAACTCAAGCAACTGTCCAAAGCTGAAGCTGAAGGCTTCTACGCTGAGCACAGCGCTCGTGGCTTCTTCGGCGACCTGGTCTCCTTCATGATCTCCGGCCCTGTTGTTGTTCAGGTTCTGGAAGGCGAAAACGCTATCGCTCTGAACCGTGAGCTGATGGGCGCTACCAACCCTAAAGAAGCTGCTGCCGGCACCATCCGTGCTGATTTCGCTGAGTCCATCGACGCCAACGCTGTTCACGGTTCGGACTCCGAAGCCGCTGCTGCTCGCGAAATTTCGTACTTTTTCGCTGCTACTGAAGTAACCGCTCGCTAA
- the iscX gene encoding Fe-S cluster assembly protein IscX, with amino-acid sequence MSLKWVDVQEIAIQLAERHPDVDPLSVNFVKLRNLVMELPEFDDIPDRGGEKVLEAIQGMWIEEAD; translated from the coding sequence ATGAGCCTGAAATGGGTTGATGTACAAGAAATCGCTATACAACTTGCTGAAAGACACCCGGATGTCGATCCTCTGTCGGTGAACTTCGTCAAGTTGCGCAACCTCGTGATGGAGCTGCCGGAATTCGACGACATCCCTGATCGGGGTGGCGAAAAGGTTCTGGAGGCGATTCAAGGCATGTGGATCGAAGAAGCAGACTGA
- the fdx gene encoding ISC system 2Fe-2S type ferredoxin: protein MPQVIFLPHAEHCPDGMVVEAETGKSILEVAHDNHIEIESACGGVCACTTCHCIIREGFNSLEEADELEEDFLDRAWGLEAQSRLSCQAKVGTEDITVEIPKYSLNHAAEAPH, encoded by the coding sequence ATGCCGCAGGTCATTTTTCTGCCACACGCCGAGCATTGCCCGGACGGTATGGTTGTGGAGGCTGAGACCGGCAAGTCCATCCTCGAAGTTGCCCATGACAACCATATCGAGATCGAAAGCGCCTGCGGCGGTGTGTGCGCCTGCACTACCTGCCACTGCATCATCCGTGAAGGCTTCAACAGCCTGGAAGAAGCGGACGAGCTGGAAGAGGACTTTCTTGATCGCGCCTGGGGCCTGGAGGCGCAATCGCGTCTAAGCTGTCAGGCAAAGGTCGGAACTGAAGACATCACCGTCGAAATTCCGAAATATTCGCTCAACCATGCGGCCGAAGCGCCGCATTGA
- the hscA gene encoding Fe-S protein assembly chaperone HscA, giving the protein MALLQIAEPGQSPQPHQRRLAVGIDLGTTNSLVAALRSGLSEPLPDADGQVILPSAVRYHADRTEVGESAKLAASTDPLNTVLSVKRLMGRGLSDVKQLGDQLPYRFVGGESHMPFIDTVQGPKSPVEVSADILKVLRQRAEKTLGGELVGAVITVPAYFDDAQRQATKDAAKLAGLNVLRLLNEPTAAAVAYGLDQHAEGLVAIYDLGGGTFDISILRLTGGVFEVLATGGDSALGGDDFDHAIAGWIITSAGLSADLDPGAQRNLLQTACAAKEALTDAASVEVSYGNWSAQLTREAFDALIEPMVARSLKACRRAVRDSGIELEEVGAVVMVGGSTRVPRVREAVAEAFGRQPLTEIDPDQVVAIGAAIQADTLAGNKRDGGELLLLDVIPLSLGLETMGGLMEKVIPRNTTIPVARAQDFTTYKDGQTAMMIHVLQGERELISDCRSLARFELRGIPAMVAGAAKIRVTYQVDADGLLSVAARELASGVEASIQVKPSYGLTDGEIAKMLKDSFQYAGDDKVARVLREQQVDAQRLLEAVQGALEADGERLLDAEERMVIDLQMQELAELMKGNDGYAIEQQTKRLSQVTDAFAARRMDQTVKAALAGRNLNEIEE; this is encoded by the coding sequence ATGGCTCTACTGCAAATCGCCGAACCCGGCCAAAGCCCACAACCGCACCAGCGTCGCCTGGCGGTGGGGATTGACCTGGGCACCACCAATTCCCTGGTTGCTGCCTTGCGCAGCGGCCTGTCCGAACCGCTGCCCGACGCTGATGGCCAGGTGATCCTGCCGTCCGCCGTGCGTTATCACGCGGACCGCACCGAAGTGGGCGAGTCGGCCAAGCTGGCCGCGTCTACCGACCCGTTGAACACCGTGCTGTCGGTCAAGCGCTTGATGGGTCGTGGTCTGTCCGACGTCAAGCAATTGGGTGACCAGCTGCCGTACCGCTTTGTCGGCGGTGAATCCCATATGCCGTTCATCGACACCGTCCAGGGCCCGAAAAGCCCCGTGGAAGTGTCGGCCGATATCCTCAAGGTGCTGCGCCAGCGCGCAGAAAAAACCTTGGGCGGTGAACTGGTCGGTGCGGTGATCACGGTTCCGGCCTATTTCGATGACGCTCAGCGCCAGGCCACCAAGGATGCGGCGAAACTTGCGGGCCTGAACGTGCTGCGCCTGCTCAACGAACCGACTGCGGCGGCCGTGGCCTATGGCCTGGACCAGCACGCCGAAGGCCTGGTCGCCATTTACGACCTGGGCGGTGGCACCTTTGATATTTCGATCCTGCGCCTGACCGGCGGTGTGTTTGAAGTACTGGCCACCGGTGGCGACAGCGCCCTGGGCGGCGATGACTTTGACCACGCCATTGCGGGCTGGATCATCACCAGCGCCGGTTTGTCAGCCGACCTGGACCCGGGCGCGCAACGTAATCTGTTGCAAACCGCCTGCGCGGCCAAGGAAGCCCTGACTGACGCAGCTTCTGTTGAAGTTTCCTACGGTAACTGGTCGGCCCAACTGACTCGTGAAGCCTTCGATGCGTTGATCGAGCCGATGGTCGCCCGCAGCCTCAAGGCCTGTCGCCGTGCTGTGCGTGATTCCGGTATCGAGCTGGAAGAAGTCGGCGCGGTGGTCATGGTTGGCGGTTCCACCCGCGTACCGCGTGTTCGGGAAGCAGTGGCCGAAGCCTTTGGTCGTCAGCCGCTGACTGAAATCGACCCGGATCAAGTGGTCGCCATCGGCGCCGCCATCCAGGCTGATACCCTGGCCGGCAACAAGCGCGATGGCGGCGAACTGCTGCTGCTCGACGTGATTCCGTTGTCGCTGGGCCTGGAAACCATGGGCGGCTTGATGGAGAAGGTGATTCCACGCAACACCACCATCCCCGTCGCCCGCGCCCAGGACTTCACCACGTACAAAGATGGCCAGACGGCCATGATGATTCATGTGCTGCAAGGTGAGCGCGAGCTGATCAGCGACTGCCGCTCCCTGGCGCGCTTTGAATTGCGCGGCATCCCGGCCATGGTTGCCGGTGCGGCGAAGATTCGCGTGACCTACCAGGTCGACGCCGATGGCCTGCTCAGTGTCGCTGCGCGCGAACTGGCCTCGGGCGTTGAAGCCAGCATCCAGGTCAAGCCGTCCTACGGCCTTACCGACGGCGAAATCGCCAAGATGCTCAAGGATTCGTTCCAATATGCCGGTGACGACAAGGTCGCTCGCGTGCTGCGTGAGCAGCAAGTGGATGCCCAGCGCCTGCTCGAAGCGGTGCAGGGCGCCCTTGAAGCCGATGGTGAGCGCCTGCTGGATGCCGAGGAGCGCATGGTCATCGACCTGCAGATGCAGGAACTGGCCGAACTGATGAAAGGCAACGATGGCTACGCCATCGAGCAGCAGACCAAGCGCTTGTCGCAGGTGACTGACGCCTTTGCCGCCCGGCGCATGGATCAGACGGTGAAAGCCGCACTGGCCGGGCGCAACCTGAATGAAATCGAGGAATAA
- the hscB gene encoding co-chaperone HscB has product MGTPCHFALFELQPSFRLDLEQLATRYRELARGVHPDRFADASEREQRLALEQSASLNEAYQTLKSPPKRARYLLAMNGGELPLEVTVHDPDFLMQQMQWREELEDLQDEADVAGVAVFKRRLKVAQDELNESFAACWSDAAQREQAERLMRRMQFLDKLTYEVRQLEERLDD; this is encoded by the coding sequence GTGGGTACTCCTTGTCATTTCGCTTTATTCGAGCTGCAGCCGAGTTTTCGGCTGGATCTCGAGCAGCTTGCCACGCGCTACCGAGAATTGGCGCGTGGGGTGCATCCGGACCGCTTTGCCGACGCTTCCGAGCGTGAGCAACGCCTGGCCCTGGAGCAATCGGCCAGCCTCAACGAAGCCTATCAGACGCTCAAAAGCCCTCCGAAACGCGCGCGCTACTTGCTCGCGATGAACGGTGGTGAGTTGCCGTTGGAAGTCACGGTGCACGATCCGGACTTCCTGATGCAGCAGATGCAGTGGCGCGAAGAACTCGAAGACTTGCAGGACGAAGCCGATGTGGCGGGTGTCGCAGTCTTCAAGCGCCGTCTGAAAGTGGCCCAGGATGAGCTGAACGAAAGCTTCGCCGCCTGCTGGAGCGATGCCGCGCAACGCGAGCAGGCCGAGCGCCTGATGCGGCGCATGCAGTTCCTCGACAAGCTCACCTACGAAGTGCGCCAGCTAGAAGAGCGCCTCGACGATTAA
- the iscA gene encoding iron-sulfur cluster assembly protein IscA: MAISMTEAAAQHIRRSLNGRGKGEGIRLGVRTTGCSGLAYVLEFVDEVVEDDQVFESHGEKVIIDPKSLTYLDGTELDFVKEGLNEGFKFNNPNVRGECGCGESFNI, translated from the coding sequence ATGGCTATCAGCATGACAGAAGCGGCTGCGCAGCACATTCGCCGCTCCCTGAATGGGCGCGGTAAAGGTGAGGGGATTCGTCTGGGTGTTCGCACCACGGGCTGTTCCGGCCTTGCCTACGTGCTGGAGTTTGTCGACGAGGTGGTTGAAGACGACCAGGTGTTCGAAAGTCACGGCGAGAAAGTGATCATCGACCCTAAGAGCCTGACCTACCTAGACGGCACCGAACTCGATTTCGTCAAGGAAGGGTTGAACGAAGGCTTCAAGTTCAACAACCCCAACGTACGCGGTGAATGTGGCTGCGGCGAAAGCTTCAACATCTGA
- the iscU gene encoding Fe-S cluster assembly scaffold IscU, which produces MAYSEKVIDHYENPRNVGKMNAEDPDVGTGMVGAPACGDVMRLQIKVNDAGVIEDAKFKTYGCGSAIASSSLATEWMKGKTLDEAVTISNTQLAEELALPPVKIHCSVLAEDAIKAAVRDYKQKKGLI; this is translated from the coding sequence ATGGCTTACAGCGAAAAGGTCATCGACCACTACGAAAACCCGCGCAACGTCGGCAAGATGAACGCGGAAGACCCAGATGTCGGCACCGGCATGGTCGGCGCTCCGGCGTGCGGCGATGTGATGCGCCTGCAGATCAAGGTCAACGACGCTGGCGTTATCGAAGACGCCAAGTTCAAGACTTACGGCTGCGGTTCGGCCATCGCCTCCAGCTCGCTGGCGACCGAATGGATGAAAGGCAAGACCCTGGATGAGGCTGTCACCATCAGCAACACCCAGCTGGCCGAAGAACTGGCCCTGCCGCCAGTGAAAATCCACTGCTCCGTACTCGCAGAAGACGCCATCAAGGCGGCCGTTCGCGACTACAAGCAGAAGAAAGGCTTGATCTAA
- a CDS encoding IscS subfamily cysteine desulfurase, which yields MKLPIYLDYSATTPVDPRVAQKMSECLLVDGNFGNPASRSHVFGWKAEEAVENARRQVADLVGADPREIVWTSGATESDNLAIKGAAHFYATKGKHLITTKIEHKAVLDTMRQLEREGFEVTYLEPTTDGIVTPAMIEAALREDTILVSVIHVNNEIGTINDIAAIGELTRSKGILLHVDAAQSTGKVDIDLSKLKVDLMSFSAHKTYGPKGIGALYVSRKPRVRIEATMHGGGHERGMRSGTLATHQIVGMGEAFRVAKEDMAAENIRIKALSDRFYKQVENLEELYINGSMTARVPHNLNLSFNYVEGESLIMALKDLAVSSGSACTSASLEPSYVLRALGRNDELAHSSIRFTFGRFTTEEQVDYAAQKVCEAVNKLRVLSPLWDMFKDGVDISKIEWAAH from the coding sequence ATGAAATTGCCGATTTACCTTGATTACTCAGCGACCACCCCGGTTGATCCGCGTGTCGCGCAAAAGATGAGCGAATGCCTGCTGGTTGACGGAAACTTCGGCAACCCAGCCTCCCGTTCCCACGTATTCGGCTGGAAAGCCGAGGAAGCGGTCGAGAACGCTCGTCGCCAAGTTGCTGACCTGGTTGGCGCAGACCCGCGCGAAATCGTCTGGACCTCCGGTGCTACCGAGTCCGACAACCTGGCTATCAAGGGCGCGGCGCATTTCTACGCGACCAAAGGCAAACACCTGATCACCACCAAGATTGAGCACAAGGCTGTCCTCGACACCATGCGCCAACTGGAGCGTGAAGGTTTCGAGGTCACCTACCTTGAGCCAACCACCGACGGTATCGTCACCCCGGCCATGATCGAAGCCGCGCTGCGTGAAGACACCATCCTGGTTTCCGTGATCCACGTGAACAACGAAATCGGCACCATCAACGACATCGCCGCCATTGGCGAGCTGACTCGCTCCAAAGGCATTCTGCTGCACGTCGACGCTGCTCAGTCCACCGGCAAGGTCGACATCGACCTGTCCAAGCTGAAAGTCGACCTGATGTCGTTCTCTGCCCACAAGACCTACGGCCCTAAAGGCATCGGTGCCCTCTACGTCAGCCGCAAGCCGCGCGTACGTATCGAAGCGACCATGCACGGTGGCGGTCACGAACGTGGCATGCGTTCCGGCACCCTGGCGACCCACCAGATCGTTGGCATGGGCGAAGCATTCCGTGTAGCCAAGGAAGACATGGCTGCCGAAAACATCCGCATCAAGGCCCTGAGCGATCGCTTCTACAAGCAGGTCGAGAACCTTGAAGAGCTGTACATCAACGGCAGCATGACCGCCCGTGTACCGCACAACCTGAATTTGAGCTTCAACTACGTCGAAGGCGAGTCGCTGATCATGGCGCTCAAGGACCTGGCGGTTTCGTCCGGTTCGGCCTGCACCTCGGCGTCCCTTGAGCCTTCGTACGTGCTGCGCGCCCTGGGCCGCAACGACGAATTGGCACACAGCTCGATCCGCTTTACCTTCGGCCGCTTCACCACTGAAGAGCAAGTCGACTACGCCGCGCAGAAAGTCTGCGAAGCCGTCAACAAGCTGCGCGTTCTGTCGCCGCTGTGGGACATGTTCAAAGACGGTGTCGACATTTCCAAGATCGAGTGGGCGGCACACTAA
- the iscR gene encoding Fe-S cluster assembly transcriptional regulator IscR, which translates to MRLTTKGRYAVTAMLDLALHAQTGPVSLADISERQGISLSYLEQLFAKLRRSNLVSSVRGPGGGYQLSRDMQGIQVAQVIDAVNESVDATKCQGLGDCHAGDTCLTHHLWCDLSLQIHEFLSGISLADLVTRREVQEVAQRQDQRRCNTKAPRLDKIEASAVE; encoded by the coding sequence ATGAGACTGACTACAAAAGGCCGATACGCGGTGACCGCCATGCTTGACCTGGCCTTGCACGCGCAAACTGGGCCGGTGTCCCTGGCCGATATCTCCGAGCGCCAAGGCATTTCCCTGTCCTACCTCGAGCAGCTGTTTGCCAAGTTGCGCCGTAGCAATCTGGTTTCCAGCGTGCGTGGGCCAGGCGGCGGCTATCAACTGTCCCGCGACATGCAGGGCATTCAGGTAGCGCAGGTCATCGATGCGGTCAACGAATCCGTCGATGCCACCAAATGCCAGGGTTTGGGTGACTGCCACGCCGGCGACACCTGCCTGACCCACCACTTGTGGTGTGACTTGAGCCTGCAGATCCATGAGTTTTTGAGTGGTATCAGCTTGGCTGATCTTGTGACTCGCCGTGAGGTACAAGAAGTAGCCCAGCGTCAGGACCAGCGCCGTTGCAACACCAAGGCGCCGCGTCTGGACAAGATTGAAGCGTCCGCCGTCGAGTGA
- the cysE gene encoding serine O-acetyltransferase yields the protein MFERLREDIQSVFHRDPAARNAFEVLTCYPGMHAIWIHRLSGALWGMGWKWLARLVSNFGRWLTGIEIHPGAKVGRRFFIDHGMGIVIGETAEIGDDVTLYQGVTLGGTSWNKGKRHPTLENGVVVGAGAKVLGPFTVGAGAKVGSNAVVTKAVPPGATVVGIPGRIIVKPEVGDEQEAKRKAMAEKIGFDAYGVSEDMPDPVARAIGQLLDHLQAVDGKLDGMCGALKELGSSYCAKDLPELREEDFAEIKSETATKAG from the coding sequence ATGTTCGAGCGTTTGCGAGAAGATATCCAGAGTGTTTTCCACCGTGACCCGGCGGCGCGCAACGCCTTTGAAGTGCTGACCTGCTACCCGGGCATGCATGCGATCTGGATTCACCGCCTGTCCGGTGCCTTGTGGGGCATGGGCTGGAAATGGTTGGCGCGGCTGGTGTCGAACTTTGGCCGCTGGTTGACCGGGATCGAGATTCATCCGGGCGCCAAGGTCGGGCGTCGGTTCTTTATCGACCACGGCATGGGCATCGTCATTGGCGAGACCGCTGAGATCGGCGATGACGTGACGCTGTATCAGGGTGTGACCCTGGGTGGCACCAGCTGGAATAAAGGCAAGCGCCATCCCACGTTGGAAAACGGTGTGGTGGTGGGCGCGGGCGCCAAGGTGCTCGGCCCGTTCACGGTTGGCGCAGGCGCCAAGGTCGGCTCCAATGCCGTGGTGACCAAGGCCGTGCCGCCTGGCGCGACCGTGGTGGGTATTCCGGGCCGAATCATCGTCAAGCCGGAAGTCGGCGACGAGCAGGAAGCCAAGCGCAAGGCCATGGCCGAGAAGATCGGCTTCGATGCCTATGGCGTCAGCGAAGACATGCCCGACCCGGTGGCGCGCGCCATTGGCCAATTGCTCGACCATTTGCAGGCGGTAGATGGCAAGTTGGACGGCATGTGCGGCGCGCTCAAAGAGCTGGGCAGCAGCTATTGCGCCAAGGACCTGCCTGAGCTGCGCGAAGAAGACTTCGCCGAGATCAAGAGCGAAACCGCCACCAAGGCAGGCTAA
- the trmJ gene encoding tRNA (cytosine(32)/uridine(32)-2'-O)-methyltransferase TrmJ has translation MLQNIRVVLVNTSHPGNIGGVARAMKNMGLTRLVLVEPRVFPHHEADARASGANDILEKAQVVATLEDALVGCNLVLGTSARDRRIPWPLLDPRECGTKVVEEAAGGAEIALVFGREDSGLTNEELQRCHYHVHIPSDPEFSSLNLGAAVQVLSYEVRMAWLAAEGQPSKVEKDEVASTKSGELATMDELERFYEHLEQTLVAIEFLDPEKPRHLMARLRRLYGRSSVSRAEMNILRGILTETQKAARGELLKRKD, from the coding sequence TTGCTGCAAAACATTCGTGTCGTCTTGGTCAATACCAGTCATCCCGGCAATATCGGCGGGGTGGCGCGAGCCATGAAAAACATGGGGCTGACGCGCCTGGTGCTGGTTGAGCCGCGTGTGTTCCCGCACCACGAGGCTGATGCCCGTGCCTCTGGCGCCAATGACATCCTGGAAAAAGCCCAGGTCGTCGCCACCTTGGAAGATGCCTTGGTCGGCTGCAACCTGGTGCTTGGCACCAGCGCCCGCGACCGTCGCATCCCCTGGCCACTGCTGGATCCGCGCGAGTGTGGGACCAAAGTGGTGGAAGAGGCGGCCGGCGGCGCTGAAATCGCCCTGGTGTTCGGTCGTGAAGATTCCGGCCTCACCAATGAAGAGCTGCAGCGATGTCATTATCACGTGCACATTCCATCAGACCCTGAGTTCAGTTCGCTGAACCTTGGGGCGGCGGTGCAGGTGTTGAGTTACGAAGTGCGCATGGCCTGGCTGGCCGCTGAAGGTCAGCCGAGCAAGGTAGAGAAGGATGAAGTCGCATCGACCAAAAGTGGCGAGTTGGCCACCATGGACGAGCTGGAGCGATTCTACGAGCACCTGGAGCAAACCCTGGTGGCCATCGAATTCCTTGATCCTGAGAAACCACGGCACTTGATGGCGCGCCTGCGCCGCCTGTACGGGCGCAGCTCGGTCAGCCGAGCCGAAATGAATATATTGCGTGGCATCCTCACGGAAACCCAGAAAGCGGCCCGTGGCGAGCTTCTTAAGCGGAAGGATTAA